A window of the Candidatus Microthrix parvicella Bio17-1 genome harbors these coding sequences:
- a CDS encoding FKBP-type peptidyl-prolyl cis-trans isomerase: protein MDKPIVAVPDGDPPSELQVFDDQVGDGPEATAGSRVSVHYVGVAWSNGEQFDASWDRGAPLDFGLGAGQVIEGWDQGVQGMKVGGRRTLVIPPHQAYGSRGAPGAIAPNETLIFTVDLMDVR, encoded by the coding sequence ATGGACAAGCCGATTGTTGCCGTGCCCGATGGTGATCCGCCCAGCGAACTCCAGGTCTTCGACGACCAGGTGGGAGACGGGCCCGAGGCCACCGCCGGATCTCGGGTGTCCGTCCACTACGTCGGCGTGGCGTGGTCAAACGGCGAGCAGTTTGATGCCTCGTGGGACCGCGGCGCGCCGCTCGATTTTGGCCTCGGCGCCGGTCAGGTGATCGAGGGCTGGGACCAAGGCGTGCAGGGCATGAAGGTGGGCGGACGCCGCACCCTGGTGATCCCGCCACACCAGGCCTACGGAAGCAGGGGCGCACCCGGGGCGATCGCCCCCAACGAGACCCTGATCTTCACCGTCGACCTCATGGACGTTCGCTGA
- a CDS encoding GNAT family N-acetyltransferase: MPTNEFHQPIGPSLVGWSPPPVPPATELAGRTVRLAPMHPPTDAPRLFNAFTDAPDSLWTYLAFGPCVDEHALEQALAALCDSPERRPFTVMVDDLPVGFLAYIRIAAEHGVLEIGSLAFSPALQRTTAATETVSLLIANAFDQGYRRVEWKCDDLNAPSRAAALRFGFRYEGTFRNAITYKGRSRDTAWFSITDDEWPALRAAHDAWLAPDNFDADGRQLTRLNAPCRD; encoded by the coding sequence ATGCCGACGAACGAGTTCCACCAGCCCATCGGCCCGTCACTGGTTGGCTGGAGCCCGCCTCCGGTGCCACCGGCAACCGAGTTGGCAGGTCGCACCGTGCGCCTGGCACCGATGCACCCGCCCACAGATGCGCCAAGGCTGTTCAACGCGTTCACCGATGCCCCTGATTCGTTGTGGACCTACCTGGCCTTCGGCCCGTGCGTCGATGAGCATGCGCTCGAGCAGGCCCTCGCTGCGCTGTGCGATTCACCCGAGCGACGACCTTTCACCGTCATGGTCGACGACCTACCGGTTGGGTTTCTGGCCTACATCCGCATCGCCGCCGAACACGGGGTGTTGGAGATCGGATCGCTCGCCTTCTCCCCCGCTCTGCAACGCACCACCGCAGCCACCGAAACGGTCTCGCTGCTCATCGCCAACGCATTCGACCAGGGCTACCGACGGGTGGAGTGGAAGTGCGACGACCTCAATGCGCCGTCACGGGCAGCCGCCCTTCGATTTGGGTTCCGCTACGAGGGCACCTTCCGCAACGCCATCACCTACAAGGGCCGGAGTCGCGACACAGCCTGGTTTTCGATCACCGACGACGAGTGGCCGGCCCTCCGTGCCGCCCACGACGCCTGGCTGGCACCCGACAACTTCGACGCAGACGGACGCCAGCTCACTCGGCTCAATGCGCCATGCCGTGATTGA
- a CDS encoding nuclear transport factor 2 family protein, translating to MSDAERVGLVEQFWDALNQRDFAAVGAMMSEHGHYIDVPLVGVEPGAHGPAQTEARLRLGLGPLSDYRLHPGTIVVTGDMVITEHLEEWWWRDGEQAEVRFCSVMEVRDGKVDRWWDYVDLNSIFSVAPQWWTDHIAAGYQSA from the coding sequence ATGAGCGATGCGGAACGCGTGGGGTTGGTGGAGCAGTTCTGGGACGCACTGAACCAGCGGGACTTCGCCGCTGTCGGCGCCATGATGAGCGAACACGGCCACTACATCGACGTGCCGCTCGTCGGTGTTGAGCCCGGTGCCCACGGTCCGGCCCAGACCGAGGCACGCCTGCGTCTGGGTCTGGGACCGCTCAGCGACTACCGGCTCCACCCCGGCACCATCGTCGTCACCGGCGACATGGTGATCACCGAGCACCTGGAGGAGTGGTGGTGGCGCGACGGCGAGCAGGCCGAGGTGCGGTTCTGCTCGGTGATGGAGGTGCGCGATGGCAAAGTGGACCGCTGGTGGGACTACGTCGACCTCAACTCCATCTTCAGCGTCGCCCCCCAATGGTGGACCGACCACATCGCAGCCGGATACCAGAGCGCGTAG
- a CDS encoding alkaline phosphatase D family protein produces the protein MDHHVSRRRVLAATGATGAFAALRPMLVPTEPAGAQGTAAYPDSVASGDPRPDGSVIWTRVAPTSADGEVPLTWQVRPASGGAAVATGAVTAFAASNWCVSVRVDGLDPDRWYSFTFDGPSGLSPEGRLRTAPAPGSSPTHLRFAFGSCQQRSSPYVAMAAIEAENVDFFLHLGDYIYVSDDGTITLDDYRDVWQRFHSDPALTRLRSRVPLVAMWDDGEFYNGIDRTGDPARLAAAKRAFFEFQPVLPTDGVDQAYRAFSWGDLAHLPIIDVRSYRDPAVEATDNETPEGGVVMEPDRTTLGAPQKAWLKEQLSGSSAAWRLVGTGYNVLAVRLTDRDTPERRATEPDLVLNAGDYYPNEAFDDYQAERRELLQFLVDECVEDVVFVAGHTHVFLGGRLYPDYDDAASPLAAHEFVAGSLTADPPPEGVVKSLLGSDVSRAEATDILRTVEAAGLDINKHLDYINIVEQGYGLVDVTPDEVHVQFRVIDTFAEGSVATTAWEYRIARGTTPSACPAAGSGPDTADPEGMPDSPSSMPQSNGNGNGNVAGGGLPSSPTRGATRTPKPGSDGAAAPLPARFTG, from the coding sequence ATGGATCATCACGTCAGTCGCCGGCGGGTTTTGGCCGCCACCGGGGCCACCGGGGCCTTCGCCGCGCTGCGGCCAATGTTGGTACCCACCGAGCCCGCCGGGGCGCAGGGCACCGCCGCCTACCCCGACTCGGTGGCCTCGGGCGACCCGCGGCCCGACGGCTCGGTGATCTGGACTCGCGTGGCCCCCACATCAGCGGATGGCGAGGTGCCCCTCACCTGGCAGGTACGCCCGGCCTCCGGCGGCGCGGCGGTGGCAACCGGTGCGGTCACCGCCTTCGCAGCCAGCAACTGGTGCGTGTCGGTTCGGGTGGACGGCCTCGACCCAGACCGCTGGTACTCCTTCACCTTCGATGGGCCGTCGGGGCTCAGCCCGGAGGGACGGCTGCGCACCGCCCCGGCACCCGGCTCATCCCCGACGCACCTGCGTTTCGCCTTCGGTTCCTGCCAGCAGCGGTCGTCGCCGTATGTGGCCATGGCGGCCATCGAGGCCGAGAACGTCGACTTCTTCCTGCACCTCGGCGACTACATCTACGTGTCCGACGACGGGACGATCACCCTGGACGACTACCGCGACGTCTGGCAGCGCTTTCACTCCGATCCGGCCCTGACCCGGCTGCGAAGCCGGGTGCCGTTGGTGGCCATGTGGGACGACGGCGAGTTCTACAACGGCATCGACCGCACCGGCGACCCGGCCCGGCTGGCCGCGGCCAAGCGGGCGTTCTTCGAGTTCCAGCCGGTGTTACCAACCGACGGGGTCGATCAGGCCTACCGGGCGTTTTCGTGGGGCGACCTCGCCCACCTGCCGATCATCGACGTTCGTTCCTACCGCGACCCGGCTGTGGAGGCCACCGACAACGAGACCCCCGAGGGTGGCGTGGTCATGGAACCCGACCGCACCACACTTGGCGCACCACAGAAGGCCTGGTTGAAGGAACAGCTCTCGGGCAGCAGCGCCGCCTGGAGGTTGGTGGGCACCGGTTACAACGTGCTGGCGGTTCGACTGACCGACCGCGACACACCCGAGCGGCGGGCGACCGAACCCGACCTGGTGCTCAACGCAGGCGATTACTACCCCAACGAGGCGTTCGACGACTATCAGGCAGAGCGACGCGAGCTGCTGCAGTTCCTCGTGGACGAGTGCGTCGAGGACGTAGTGTTTGTGGCGGGGCACACCCACGTGTTTCTCGGCGGGCGGCTGTATCCCGACTATGACGATGCGGCCTCGCCGCTGGCGGCCCACGAGTTTGTGGCCGGTTCGCTCACCGCCGATCCTCCCCCTGAGGGAGTGGTCAAAAGCCTGCTCGGCTCCGACGTCAGCCGAGCCGAGGCCACCGACATCCTCCGCACCGTGGAAGCCGCTGGCCTCGATATCAACAAGCACCTCGACTACATCAACATCGTCGAGCAGGGCTACGGCCTGGTGGACGTCACCCCCGACGAGGTGCACGTGCAGTTTCGGGTGATCGACACCTTCGCAGAGGGGTCCGTGGCCACCACGGCCTGGGAGTACCGCATCGCCCGGGGCACCACGCCCTCAGCGTGCCCTGCCGCCGGTTCGGGACCCGACACGGCCGACCCAGAGGGGATGCCGGACTCCCCATCCTCAATGCCTCAGTCCAACGGCAACGGCAACGGCAACGTTGCCGGCGGCGGTCTACCGTCCTCCCCAACCCGGGGCGCCACCCGCACGCCCAAGCCCGGGTCGGACGGCGCCGCGGCGCCGTTGCCTGCCCGCTTTACCGGCTGA
- a CDS encoding bifunctional alpha/beta hydrolase/OsmC family protein, which translates to MTARRERIKFQGFGGTELAGKVELPAGPIRGAAVFAHCFTCSSDVAAAARISVALAEAGIAVMRFDFTGLGASDGDFADTNFSTNVADLVAASAFMCDRYEAPGLLIGHSLGGAAVLAAAPEVDSVKAVVTIGAPAEPSHVENLLSGGIEALQADGEATVDIGGRPFQLKAQLLDDLRRRTIDQCVANLGAALLVMHSPVDNIVGVENAAQIYQVARHPKSFIALDGADHLLSKRRDSDFAASMIRAWVERYLDEAQQPSSTSGEGVVVSETGQGKFLNQVVAGRHRLLMDEPVSVGGYDAGPNPYELLAAALGGCTSMTMRMYAEHKKIPLERAEVEVRHATTHCEDCETSASGSTPKMDEWTRVLHLTGDLTDEQRAGLVRIADRCPVHLTLERSSRVVTEVSDGKTTA; encoded by the coding sequence GTGACGGCACGACGCGAGCGCATCAAGTTTCAAGGGTTCGGCGGTACCGAGTTGGCGGGCAAGGTGGAACTGCCCGCCGGGCCGATCCGGGGCGCCGCCGTGTTCGCTCACTGCTTCACCTGCTCGTCCGATGTGGCCGCCGCAGCGCGCATCTCGGTGGCGCTGGCCGAGGCCGGCATCGCCGTGATGCGTTTTGACTTCACCGGGTTGGGGGCATCGGATGGCGATTTTGCCGACACCAACTTCTCCACCAATGTCGCCGACCTGGTGGCAGCCTCGGCGTTCATGTGCGACCGATACGAGGCGCCGGGTCTGCTGATCGGCCACTCGTTGGGTGGAGCAGCGGTGTTGGCGGCCGCACCCGAGGTTGACTCGGTGAAGGCCGTCGTCACCATCGGCGCCCCGGCCGAGCCGAGCCATGTCGAGAACCTGCTCTCCGGCGGCATCGAGGCGCTGCAGGCCGACGGCGAGGCGACGGTCGACATTGGCGGGCGGCCCTTTCAGCTGAAGGCCCAACTGCTGGACGATCTGCGTCGACGCACCATCGACCAGTGCGTGGCCAACCTGGGTGCGGCGCTCTTGGTAATGCACTCACCCGTCGACAACATCGTCGGTGTTGAGAATGCCGCTCAGATCTATCAGGTCGCCCGACACCCAAAGAGCTTCATTGCCCTGGACGGTGCCGACCACCTGTTGTCCAAGCGTCGTGACTCCGACTTTGCAGCGTCGATGATTCGAGCCTGGGTGGAGCGCTACCTGGACGAGGCGCAGCAACCGAGCTCAACGTCCGGCGAGGGTGTGGTGGTGTCGGAAACCGGGCAGGGAAAGTTCTTGAATCAGGTGGTTGCGGGCAGGCACCGGTTGTTGATGGACGAGCCCGTCTCGGTGGGCGGTTACGACGCCGGGCCCAACCCGTACGAACTGCTGGCCGCAGCGCTGGGCGGGTGTACGTCGATGACCATGCGCATGTACGCCGAGCACAAGAAGATTCCACTGGAGCGGGCCGAGGTGGAGGTGCGCCACGCCACGACCCACTGTGAGGACTGCGAGACGTCGGCATCCGGATCGACCCCCAAGATGGACGAGTGGACCCGGGTGTTGCACCTCACCGGCGACCTCACCGACGAACAGCGCGCCGGCCTTGTTCGGATCGCCGACCGCTGCCCTGTGCATCTGACCCTGGAGCGATCGTCGCGGGTCGTCACCGAGGTGTCCGACGGCAAGACGACCGCCTGA
- a CDS encoding VOC family protein, translating into MSGISTHHSINYIELPSIDLETTKAFYGSVFGWGFIDYGPTYVAITGAGIDGGFELNPEGRTPSTDGALVILASDDLEASQAAVEAAGGAISVSAFDFPGGRRFHFSDPSGNELAVWTPA; encoded by the coding sequence ATGTCCGGCATCAGCACCCACCACTCGATCAACTACATCGAGCTGCCGTCCATCGACCTCGAAACCACCAAGGCCTTCTACGGTTCGGTTTTCGGATGGGGGTTTATCGATTACGGCCCGACCTACGTCGCCATCACCGGGGCAGGCATCGACGGAGGCTTCGAGCTCAACCCCGAGGGGCGGACGCCGTCCACCGACGGAGCGTTGGTGATCCTGGCCTCCGACGATCTCGAGGCCAGTCAGGCGGCGGTGGAGGCCGCCGGAGGTGCCATCAGCGTTTCCGCGTTCGACTTTCCGGGTGGACGACGATTCCACTTCAGTGATCCGAGTGGAAACGAACTCGCCGTCTGGACCCCTGCGTGA
- a CDS encoding GNAT family N-acetyltransferase, giving the protein MLDVRDATPDDLPAIGRVLAAAFADDPVWTWITSPRTDWSRRAAAWFSAVARLQLKGHGTVLVDEGLRGAAIWTPPGRWKGTLGDAATMSIPSARLFGTRLPRALHALATNERIHPTDPPHWYLELLGTDPAHQGTGVGSALIAEITDRCDREGLDGYLESSKEQNLAFYARHGFEVREEVHVTRTSPTTWTMWRAPLG; this is encoded by the coding sequence GTGCTCGACGTTCGAGATGCCACCCCCGACGACCTCCCCGCCATCGGGCGGGTGCTGGCCGCCGCATTTGCCGACGATCCGGTGTGGACGTGGATCACCTCACCGCGAACCGACTGGAGCCGGCGCGCAGCCGCCTGGTTCTCGGCAGTGGCCCGACTACAGCTGAAAGGCCACGGCACGGTGCTGGTTGACGAGGGTCTGCGTGGCGCCGCCATCTGGACGCCACCCGGCCGCTGGAAGGGAACGCTCGGCGACGCCGCCACCATGTCGATTCCCTCGGCCCGGCTCTTTGGCACCCGCCTGCCCCGCGCCCTGCACGCCCTGGCCACCAACGAGCGGATACATCCGACCGACCCACCCCACTGGTACCTCGAACTCCTCGGCACCGACCCCGCTCACCAAGGCACCGGGGTGGGAAGCGCGCTGATCGCCGAAATCACCGACCGTTGCGATCGTGAAGGGCTCGACGGCTACCTGGAGTCTTCCAAGGAACAAAACCTGGCTTTCTATGCCCGTCACGGTTTCGAGGTGCGCGAGGAGGTACACGTGACGCGGACCAGCCCCACCACGTGGACCATGTGGCGAGCCCCACTGGGTTGA
- a CDS encoding N-acyl-D-amino-acid deacylase family protein codes for MYDLKITGGTLVDGTGAEPRRADVAVKDGVIVAVGPDLAGEAAETIDATDRLVTPGFVDIHTHYDGQATWDSQLEPSASHGVTTVVTGNCGVGFAPVRPGKEEWLIQLMEGVEDIPGAALAEGITWGWERFTEFLDVLDTRSWAMDVGTQIPHGAVRGYVMGEAGARNEPATADDSAAMAEHVREAIEAGALGFSTSRTLAHLAKDGEPVPGTFAEREELFALGRAIADGGGGVFEVAQGGLTMLDRGTTTEEMGWMADLAEETGQPLAFMVLQTDTDPNLWQDVFERFDKLLVRGIPMRAQVAARPFGMLVGLQTNHPFAKRPTYQALAHLPLAEQLEQLTRPSVRDAILTEADGPLNPDNPFDGIGPFLSMMTDKMFPLGTPPNYEPLADASLGALAAAAGNDALTATYEAMLADEGKAMFMLPLFNYADGNHDAIREMLLHPGSVSSLGDAGAHCGMICDASIPTYLLTHWARDRSRGAGIDLAQAVHLQTQRTAELYGLGDRGVVEQGRKADLNVIDFGVLALSQPELIHDLPAGGRRLVQYASGYDATIVSGVVTRRNDVDTGARPGRLLRGRR; via the coding sequence ATGTACGACCTGAAGATCACCGGTGGCACACTCGTCGACGGCACCGGGGCGGAGCCCCGACGCGCTGACGTCGCCGTCAAGGACGGAGTGATCGTGGCGGTGGGCCCTGATCTGGCCGGCGAGGCGGCCGAGACGATCGACGCCACCGACCGCCTGGTCACACCCGGGTTCGTCGACATTCACACCCACTACGACGGGCAGGCCACCTGGGACTCCCAACTGGAGCCGTCAGCCTCACACGGCGTCACCACCGTGGTCACCGGTAACTGCGGCGTGGGCTTCGCACCGGTGCGTCCCGGCAAGGAGGAGTGGCTCATCCAGCTGATGGAGGGCGTCGAGGACATTCCCGGCGCCGCCCTGGCCGAGGGCATCACCTGGGGTTGGGAGCGCTTCACCGAGTTTCTCGACGTGTTGGACACCCGAAGCTGGGCGATGGACGTCGGCACCCAGATTCCCCACGGCGCCGTCCGCGGCTACGTGATGGGCGAGGCCGGAGCCCGCAACGAGCCTGCTACAGCGGACGACTCGGCGGCGATGGCCGAGCATGTGCGGGAGGCGATCGAGGCGGGGGCGCTGGGCTTCTCCACCTCCCGAACGTTGGCGCACCTGGCCAAGGACGGCGAGCCGGTGCCGGGCACGTTCGCCGAACGGGAGGAGCTCTTTGCGCTCGGCCGGGCGATCGCCGACGGCGGAGGCGGCGTGTTTGAGGTGGCCCAAGGCGGGCTCACCATGCTCGACCGGGGCACCACCACCGAGGAGATGGGCTGGATGGCCGACCTGGCCGAGGAGACCGGCCAGCCACTGGCGTTCATGGTGCTGCAGACCGATACCGACCCGAACCTGTGGCAGGACGTGTTCGAGCGCTTCGACAAGCTGCTCGTGCGTGGCATCCCGATGCGGGCCCAGGTGGCGGCACGGCCCTTCGGCATGCTCGTCGGGCTCCAGACCAACCACCCGTTCGCCAAACGACCCACCTACCAGGCGCTGGCCCACCTTCCCTTGGCCGAGCAACTGGAGCAGCTCACCCGCCCCAGTGTCCGCGACGCCATCCTGACCGAGGCCGACGGCCCGCTGAACCCCGACAACCCCTTCGACGGCATCGGGCCGTTTCTCTCGATGATGACCGACAAGATGTTCCCGCTGGGCACCCCGCCCAACTACGAACCGCTCGCCGACGCCTCCCTCGGCGCGCTGGCAGCAGCAGCGGGCAACGATGCGCTGACCGCCACCTACGAGGCCATGCTGGCCGACGAGGGTAAAGCGATGTTCATGCTGCCCCTGTTCAACTACGCAGACGGCAACCACGACGCCATTCGCGAGATGTTGTTGCACCCCGGCTCGGTGTCGTCGCTGGGCGACGCCGGGGCGCACTGCGGCATGATCTGCGACGCGTCCATTCCCACCTACCTGCTGACCCACTGGGCCCGCGACCGCAGCCGCGGCGCCGGCATCGACCTGGCCCAGGCGGTTCATCTGCAAACCCAGCGAACCGCCGAGCTGTACGGGTTGGGCGATCGGGGCGTGGTCGAGCAGGGCCGGAAGGCCGACCTGAACGTAATCGACTTCGGGGTGCTGGCCCTCAGCCAACCCGAGCTGATCCACGACCTGCCCGCCGGCGGACGGCGCCTGGTGCAGTACGCCTCCGGTTACGACGCCACCATCGTGTCCGGCGTGGTCACCCGCCGAAACGATGTCGACACCGGCGCCCGGCCGGGCAGGTTGCTGCGCGGCCGCCGCTGA
- the ahpC gene encoding alkyl hydroperoxide reductase subunit C: MSLINTKIQPFSATAFKNGEFVDVTDEDLMGSWSIMFFYPADFTFVCPTELGDLADHHDELQAMGVNIYSVSTDTHFTHKAWHASSDTIGKIRYTMIGDPTATVSRNFDILREDEGLANRGTFLIDPDGVIQVMEVTAEGVGRNAAELVRKAKAAIYVRQHPGEVCPAKWEEGAETLAPSLDLVGKI, from the coding sequence ATGTCACTCATCAACACAAAGATCCAGCCGTTCTCGGCCACCGCATTCAAGAACGGCGAGTTCGTCGACGTGACCGACGAGGACCTCATGGGTTCCTGGTCGATCATGTTCTTCTACCCGGCGGACTTCACCTTCGTGTGTCCGACCGAGCTGGGCGACCTGGCCGACCACCACGACGAGCTGCAGGCGATGGGCGTCAACATCTACTCGGTGTCCACCGACACGCACTTCACCCACAAGGCCTGGCATGCGTCGTCCGACACGATCGGCAAGATTCGCTACACGATGATCGGTGATCCGACCGCCACCGTCAGCCGCAACTTCGACATCCTCCGAGAGGACGAGGGCCTGGCCAACCGTGGCACCTTCTTGATCGACCCGGACGGCGTCATCCAGGTGATGGAGGTCACCGCAGAGGGTGTTGGCCGTAACGCCGCCGAGCTCGTGCGCAAGGCCAAGGCCGCCATCTACGTGCGTCAGCACCCGGGCGAGGTCTGCCCGGCCAAGTGGGAAGAGGGCGCCGAGACGCTGGCCCCGTCCCTCGACCTCGTCGGCAAAATCTGA
- the ahpF gene encoding alkyl hydroperoxide reductase subunit F, producing the protein MLDANLTEQLKGHLTKVTRPIELVASLDDSPKSLELWDLLTEIAALSDNVAAVRDKDAGAQRRPSFSINRVGTDVSVGFAGIPMGHEFTSLVLALLQVGGHPPAVSEVTAEAIEQLEGEYHFVTYMSLSCQNCPDVVQALNAMSVLNSNISHVAVDGAVFPDEVERQKVMAVPTVLLNGETFGQGRMTVDEIVAKLDTGAVTREADRIDALEPLDVLVVGGGPAGASASIYAARKGIATGVVAERFGGQVLDTMSIENLISVPSTEGPKLAAALEAHVAEYEVDVMHNQRATRLTPATESGGLATVELASGATLQARTVVLSTGASWRLMGVPGEQEYRNRGVAFCPHCDGPLYKGKRVAVIGGGNSGAEAAIDLAGMVSEVTLIEFDDVLRADEVLQAKLASLANVAVITGARTTEVLGDDTSVTGLNYEDRATGELHRVELEGIFVQIGLVPNTGWLKGTVELSPRGEVVIDDRNATSVPGVFAAGDCTTVPYKQIVIALGAGSTAALSAFDHLIRTPLVVESGSVGDDTRSAGAEVAERVVEPVMA; encoded by the coding sequence ATGTTGGACGCCAACCTCACCGAACAACTCAAAGGACACCTCACCAAGGTGACCCGGCCCATCGAGCTGGTCGCCTCGCTTGACGACTCGCCCAAATCCCTCGAGCTGTGGGACCTGCTCACCGAGATCGCCGCATTGTCCGACAACGTGGCTGCCGTGCGCGACAAGGACGCGGGGGCACAGCGTCGCCCGTCCTTCTCGATCAATCGGGTTGGCACCGACGTGTCGGTGGGCTTCGCCGGTATCCCAATGGGCCACGAGTTCACCTCGCTGGTGCTGGCGCTGCTGCAGGTGGGTGGCCACCCACCGGCGGTCTCCGAGGTGACGGCGGAGGCGATCGAACAGCTCGAAGGTGAGTACCACTTCGTGACGTACATGTCGCTGTCGTGCCAGAACTGCCCGGATGTGGTGCAGGCGCTGAACGCCATGTCGGTGCTCAACTCCAACATCTCCCACGTGGCCGTCGATGGTGCGGTGTTCCCAGACGAGGTGGAGCGCCAGAAGGTCATGGCCGTTCCGACCGTGTTGCTGAACGGCGAGACGTTCGGCCAGGGTCGTATGACCGTCGATGAGATCGTTGCCAAGCTCGACACCGGCGCCGTCACCAGGGAGGCAGACCGCATCGATGCCCTGGAGCCCCTGGATGTGCTGGTGGTGGGCGGCGGACCGGCCGGCGCCTCGGCCTCGATCTACGCGGCCCGTAAGGGGATCGCAACCGGTGTGGTCGCCGAGCGTTTCGGTGGCCAGGTGCTCGACACGATGAGCATTGAGAACCTGATTTCGGTTCCCTCTACCGAGGGCCCGAAGTTGGCCGCCGCGTTGGAGGCCCACGTGGCCGAATACGAAGTTGACGTCATGCACAACCAGCGGGCAACCAGGCTGACTCCGGCCACGGAGTCGGGCGGGCTTGCCACGGTGGAGTTGGCGAGCGGTGCAACGTTGCAGGCCCGCACGGTGGTGCTGTCCACCGGTGCCAGTTGGCGCCTGATGGGCGTGCCGGGCGAGCAGGAGTACCGCAACCGCGGCGTCGCCTTCTGTCCCCACTGTGATGGCCCGCTCTACAAGGGCAAGCGTGTCGCTGTGATCGGCGGCGGCAACTCCGGCGCCGAGGCGGCCATCGACCTGGCAGGCATGGTCTCCGAGGTCACGCTGATCGAGTTCGACGACGTGCTGCGGGCCGACGAGGTGCTGCAGGCCAAGCTGGCCAGCCTCGCGAACGTCGCGGTGATCACCGGCGCCCGCACCACCGAGGTGCTCGGCGACGACACGTCGGTCACCGGCCTCAACTACGAGGACCGCGCCACCGGCGAGCTGCACCGGGTGGAGCTCGAGGGCATCTTCGTGCAGATCGGTTTGGTACCCAACACGGGTTGGCTGAAGGGCACCGTCGAGTTGTCCCCACGCGGCGAGGTCGTCATCGACGACCGCAACGCCACCTCGGTACCGGGGGTGTTTGCCGCCGGTGATTGCACCACGGTGCCCTACAAGCAGATCGTGATCGCCCTGGGGGCCGGATCGACGGCGGCGCTGTCCGCCTTCGACCACCTGATCCGTACCCCGCTTGTGGTCGAGTCAGGGTCGGTTGGCGACGACACCCGCTCAGCGGGCGCCGAGGTGGCCGAACGGGTAGTCGAGCCGGTGATGGCTTGA
- a CDS encoding LysR substrate-binding domain-containing protein — MNIQDLRYVVAVDDHRHFGRAAEACFVSQPTLSSQLRKLEDSLGVELFERAPRKVMPTTVGRLIIHHARGVLVEVDQIEALAKAAREPGTATLRVGVFPTLAPYLLPHVVTPLHRRFPDVELLWVEEKTDEVVEGLLNGRLDAGLLALPVVEAQLHHEPLFTEDFVLAVPADHELADAQSVGTDVLVGADVLLLTEGHCLRDQALEVCSLVGAAERHGFRATSLETLRQMVAAGVGVTLLPKLSVSPPVAQSADVRTVAFETPAPSREIAMFWRRTSVHAELLAQLAAVIADLPAELVQT, encoded by the coding sequence ATGAACATTCAGGACCTGCGCTACGTGGTGGCGGTGGACGACCACCGCCACTTCGGGCGGGCCGCCGAGGCCTGTTTTGTGAGCCAGCCCACGCTGTCTTCACAGCTGCGCAAGCTGGAGGATTCGCTCGGGGTCGAGCTGTTCGAGCGGGCACCCCGCAAGGTGATGCCCACGACGGTCGGTCGATTGATCATCCACCACGCCCGAGGGGTGCTGGTGGAGGTGGACCAGATCGAGGCGTTGGCCAAGGCCGCCCGTGAGCCGGGCACGGCCACCCTGCGAGTGGGGGTGTTCCCCACCTTGGCGCCCTACCTGTTGCCCCACGTGGTGACGCCGTTGCACCGACGATTCCCCGACGTGGAGCTGCTGTGGGTGGAGGAGAAGACCGACGAGGTGGTCGAGGGCCTGCTGAACGGTCGCCTGGACGCTGGTCTGCTGGCCCTGCCGGTGGTCGAGGCGCAGCTTCACCATGAACCCCTCTTCACCGAGGACTTCGTGCTGGCGGTGCCTGCCGATCACGAGTTGGCCGATGCGCAATCGGTGGGCACCGACGTGTTGGTCGGTGCCGATGTGTTGTTGCTGACCGAGGGGCACTGCCTGCGTGATCAGGCGCTGGAGGTGTGTTCCCTGGTCGGCGCCGCGGAACGACACGGGTTTCGGGCCACCAGCCTGGAGACGCTGCGTCAGATGGTGGCGGCCGGCGTCGGGGTCACGCTGTTGCCCAAGCTGTCGGTCAGCCCGCCGGTGGCCCAGTCGGCCGACGTTCGCACGGTCGCCTTTGAAACGCCCGCCCCCAGCCGGGAGATTGCCATGTTCTGGCGACGAACAAGCGTCCACGCCGAACTGCTCGCCCAGCTGGCGGCCGTGATCGCCGATCTCCCGGCCGAACTGGTTCAAACCTGA